In Gossypium arboreum isolate Shixiya-1 chromosome 5, ASM2569848v2, whole genome shotgun sequence, a single genomic region encodes these proteins:
- the LOC128293317 gene encoding uncharacterized protein LOC128293317, with the protein MACPPTYKVVKGELKNVSDDCQASLNYSSYQGAPVTIKKDSLPTPFAQNMLVDGLYGGLVYDVGRVKWIILWTIDCKAATKILKPEDPIIWEDIVGILQPYDSTDYLPLSPGDVFSAEAHIHANEDGSLSLKAQIMWNYCI; encoded by the exons ATGGCTTGTCCTCCGACTTATAAAGTGGTAAAAGGTGAGCTTAAGAATGTTTCTGATGACTGCCAAGCGAGCTTGAATTATTCGAGTTACCAAGGTGCTCCGGTAACGATTAAAAAAGATTCATTACCAACTCCATTTGCGCAGAATATGTTAGTCGACGGTTTGTACGGAGGCCTGGTGTATGATGTTGGTAGGGTTAAGTGGATTATTCTTTGGACCATTGATTGTAag GCGGCTACTAAGATCCTTAAACCCGAAGACCCTATTATTTGGGAGGATATAGTGGGCATCCTTCAGCCCTATGATAGCACTGACTACTTGCCCTTATCACCTGGGGATGTATTTTCCGCAGAAGCTCATATCCACGCAAATGAAGATGGATCTCTAAGCCTGAAAGCCCAGATCATGTGGAACTATTGCATTTAA